One window of Leptotrichia sp. oral taxon 498 genomic DNA carries:
- a CDS encoding TlpA family protein disulfide reductase, with the protein MKKILIILSLLMTFVLGCAKTVKTFEINVEPGTKVPNFELKDFSAAKTPVRKIFNNGKPTLFIVAAEWCPDCHMELPDVQKFYEENKDNVNVVVVFTNKKSSLLNAKKYVETQKFTFPVYYDFDGSISKGFKITEVPTNVKINKSVIEDFQKGTMQIDGLNKMFEK; encoded by the coding sequence ATGAAAAAAATATTGATTATTTTGTCACTGCTTATGACATTTGTGCTAGGTTGTGCCAAAACTGTTAAAACTTTTGAAATCAATGTAGAACCAGGAACTAAAGTTCCAAATTTTGAGCTAAAAGATTTTAGTGCAGCAAAAACACCAGTTAGAAAAATTTTTAATAACGGAAAGCCAACTTTATTTATAGTAGCTGCCGAATGGTGTCCAGATTGTCATATGGAACTACCTGATGTACAAAAGTTTTATGAGGAAAATAAAGACAATGTAAATGTGGTAGTTGTATTTACAAACAAAAAATCTTCATTATTAAATGCAAAAAAATATGTGGAAACACAGAAGTTTACTTTCCCTGTGTACTACGACTTTGATGGTTCAATTTCAAAAGGATTTAAAATAACTGAAGTTCCGACTAACGTTAAAATAAATAAATCTGTAATAGAAGATTTCCAAAAAGGAACTATGCAAATTGATGGATTAAACAAAATGTTTGAAAAATAA
- a CDS encoding alanine/glycine:cation symporter family protein: protein MDYGQLVKLINDINSFIASNILMWGLLGAGTYLSFLLGFPQITKIGYAFKMVFGGLFRKTENSNEGSMSSFQALATAVAAQVGTGNVAGVATAITAGGPGAVFWMWVSAFLGMGTIFTEAVLAQKYRKRIHGELVGGPAYYISRGLKKTGKFAKFLASFFSVTIILALGFMGNAVQSNSIAAGIKGISGLENINPGIIGIIVAILAALIFIGGMNKIAKFAELVVPIMAAVYILASILVLLIFHKEVIPTFTWIVKSAFSPNAVVGGIAGASVKVAVQKGIARGLFSNEAGMGSTPHAHAVAHVKHPAEQGLSAMVGVFIDTILVCSATALSILVTKAYILKDANGDFLVGAQLTQGAFKSSFGEFGAILLAVCLAFFAFTTIIGWYYFGESNIKFLFGKKMLLPYRIVVILCIIAGSLQEVKIVWSLADIFNSLMVLPNLIAIVWMSFEVKALFKDYKEKFAKGNVTYDYSEEDK, encoded by the coding sequence ATGGATTATGGACAGTTAGTTAAACTGATTAACGACATTAATAGCTTTATTGCTAGTAATATTCTGATGTGGGGGTTGCTTGGGGCTGGAACTTATTTGAGCTTCCTTCTTGGATTTCCACAAATTACAAAAATAGGCTATGCTTTTAAAATGGTATTTGGAGGGCTGTTTAGAAAAACTGAAAATTCTAATGAAGGTTCTATGTCTTCGTTTCAAGCATTGGCGACGGCTGTTGCGGCACAAGTTGGAACTGGAAATGTGGCGGGAGTTGCTACTGCCATTACTGCCGGGGGACCTGGTGCAGTTTTTTGGATGTGGGTTTCGGCATTTTTAGGAATGGGAACAATTTTTACAGAAGCGGTTTTGGCGCAAAAATATAGAAAAAGAATTCACGGAGAACTTGTTGGAGGACCTGCATATTACATTTCAAGAGGACTTAAGAAAACAGGAAAATTCGCCAAATTTTTAGCTAGTTTCTTTTCTGTGACAATTATTTTGGCACTTGGATTTATGGGAAATGCAGTTCAATCAAATTCAATAGCTGCGGGAATAAAAGGAATATCTGGACTTGAAAATATAAATCCTGGTATAATAGGAATTATAGTTGCGATTTTAGCCGCTTTAATTTTTATCGGTGGAATGAATAAAATTGCGAAATTTGCTGAGTTAGTAGTACCTATTATGGCTGCGGTGTATATTTTGGCAAGTATTTTGGTACTGCTGATATTTCATAAAGAAGTTATACCTACATTTACTTGGATTGTAAAAAGCGCATTTAGTCCTAATGCAGTTGTGGGAGGAATTGCTGGAGCCAGTGTGAAAGTGGCTGTTCAAAAAGGAATTGCCAGAGGTCTATTTTCAAATGAAGCAGGAATGGGTTCAACTCCTCACGCTCACGCTGTGGCACATGTAAAACATCCTGCAGAGCAAGGGCTTTCAGCTATGGTTGGAGTATTTATTGATACAATTTTGGTGTGTAGTGCAACTGCGCTATCTATTTTAGTTACAAAGGCTTACATTTTAAAAGATGCAAATGGAGATTTTCTTGTGGGAGCACAACTGACGCAAGGTGCTTTCAAAAGTTCTTTTGGAGAATTTGGAGCAATACTTTTAGCCGTTTGTCTGGCATTTTTTGCATTTACAACGATAATCGGGTGGTATTATTTTGGAGAATCAAATATCAAATTTTTATTTGGGAAAAAGATGCTTTTGCCATATAGAATTGTTGTGATTCTTTGTATAATAGCAGGTTCTCTGCAAGAAGTAAAAATTGTATGGTCACTAGCTGATATATTTAACAGTTTAATGGTGCTTCCGAACTTAATTGCGATTGTCTGGATGTCATTTGAAGTAAAAGCGCTTTTCAAAGATTATAAAGAAAAGTTTGCAAAAGGGAATGTAACTTATGATTATAGTGAAGAAGATAAATAA
- the pdxT gene encoding pyridoxal 5'-phosphate synthase glutaminase subunit PdxT → MKIGVLALQGAFAEHRKMLKKLGIESFEIRKKSDLSNAVNNNDIDGLIIPGGESTVIGKLLYDLDLFDDIKKLILEGLPVFGTCAGLILLAREIENDSRTYLGAMDIKVRRNAYGRQLGSFFTESEFKGIGVIPMTFIRAPYISSVGKNVEVLSEVDGNVVAARENNILVTSYHPELNDNLKVHKFFVEMCKLNK, encoded by the coding sequence ATGAAAATCGGTGTATTGGCTTTACAAGGAGCTTTTGCAGAACATAGAAAAATGCTGAAAAAACTTGGGATAGAATCATTTGAAATAAGAAAAAAATCTGATTTAAGCAATGCTGTTAATAATAATGATATTGACGGATTAATTATCCCAGGTGGAGAAAGTACAGTTATTGGAAAGCTGCTTTATGACCTTGATTTATTTGATGACATAAAAAAACTTATTTTGGAAGGATTGCCTGTATTCGGTACTTGCGCAGGATTAATTCTTTTGGCAAGGGAAATTGAAAATGACAGTCGGACTTATTTGGGAGCGATGGATATAAAAGTTAGAAGAAATGCCTATGGAAGACAGCTTGGAAGTTTTTTTACTGAAAGTGAATTTAAAGGGATTGGAGTTATTCCAATGACATTTATTCGAGCACCATATATTTCAAGTGTGGGAAAAAATGTGGAAGTTCTTTCGGAAGTTGATGGGAATGTTGTCGCAGCAAGGGAGAATAATATTCTTGTGACTTCGTATCATCCTGAGTTAAATGATAATCTTAAAGTACATAAGTTTTTTGTTGAAATGTGTAAATTAAATAAATAA
- a CDS encoding glycosyltransferase family 9 protein — MKILIMRFSSFGDVLLTTPVIRAIKKKYPDATIDFAVYDTFSQAISLNPNIRKLVVFEKKKSKDKEYIKSIISQLKKEKYDFVIDLHSKILSRIIGIKLKNSKTKYFRYKKRKWWKTLLVKAKIIDYNADCTIVESYFSALKKLGIEFSWKNKKNGLGDALEFYVENSVEKNLIEKYDLKNEDYFVLAPGASKFTKKWPFYNELAKDLLKYFSKKNIKIFVIGGKEDKKIVQDDENGRIINLCGKISFKESGIILKYAKIAVVNDSGPFHIARAVKTPTFVFFGPTDPNLFSFEKNTFLIKNPNCKSHSLYGDDKFPKKYEDCMSGISVKEVLQKIIFEYEKITENKNNLK, encoded by the coding sequence ATGAAAATTTTAATAATGAGATTTAGCTCATTTGGTGATGTTTTACTGACGACACCTGTGATCAGAGCGATTAAAAAAAAATATCCAGATGCCACAATTGATTTTGCCGTCTATGACACTTTCTCTCAAGCGATTTCGCTTAATCCAAATATCCGAAAACTTGTGGTTTTTGAAAAGAAAAAAAGTAAGGATAAAGAATATATAAAAAGTATAATTTCTCAATTAAAAAAAGAAAAATATGATTTTGTGATTGATTTACATTCTAAAATTTTGTCGAGAATAATCGGAATAAAATTGAAAAATTCTAAAACTAAATATTTTCGCTACAAAAAAAGAAAATGGTGGAAAACTCTTTTGGTTAAAGCAAAAATTATTGATTATAACGCCGATTGCACGATTGTGGAAAGTTATTTTTCTGCACTAAAAAAATTGGGAATTGAATTTTCTTGGAAAAATAAAAAAAATGGACTTGGGGATGCGCTGGAGTTTTATGTGGAAAATTCTGTAGAAAAAAATTTGATTGAAAAATATGATTTAAAAAATGAAGATTATTTTGTCCTTGCACCTGGAGCTTCTAAATTTACGAAAAAATGGCCATTTTACAATGAATTGGCGAAAGATTTGTTAAAATATTTTTCCAAAAAAAATATAAAAATTTTTGTGATTGGTGGAAAAGAAGATAAAAAAATTGTGCAAGACGATGAAAATGGGAGAATTATTAATTTATGTGGAAAAATTTCTTTTAAAGAAAGCGGAATTATTTTGAAATATGCAAAAATTGCTGTTGTAAATGACTCTGGACCATTTCACATAGCTCGTGCTGTCAAAACTCCAACTTTTGTATTTTTTGGACCAACAGATCCAAATTTATTTTCTTTTGAGAAAAATACTTTTTTAATAAAGAATCCAAATTGTAAATCTCACTCGCTTTATGGAGATGATAAATTTCCTAAAAAATACGAAGACTGCATGTCAGGAATTTCTGTAAAAGAAGTGCTACAAAAAATAATTTTTGAATATGAAAAAATTACTGAAAATAAAAATAATTTGAAATAA
- a CDS encoding thioredoxin family protein, whose protein sequence is MATFEDYLKYEVTEEQEDKKQLRIIKKVQLSEKTVKAIKNIEKKIEIIAIAQVYCPDCRAAVTFLKKFSDLNDKIKIDYRNRKTGAEFFPNLKEGEKIKIPSLFAKKGENYELFWNEFPKVVREEMEKNPDNFEDLKYNYRIGKFNDKIEEELVKYFLSLQK, encoded by the coding sequence ATGGCTACATTTGAAGATTATTTAAAATATGAAGTTACAGAAGAGCAGGAAGATAAAAAACAGTTAAGAATTATAAAAAAAGTTCAGCTTTCGGAAAAAACGGTAAAAGCAATAAAAAATATTGAAAAAAAAATAGAAATTATTGCAATTGCGCAAGTTTACTGTCCAGATTGCAGAGCTGCGGTTACATTTTTGAAAAAATTTAGCGATTTGAACGATAAAATTAAAATAGATTATCGAAATAGAAAAACTGGAGCTGAGTTTTTTCCAAATCTAAAAGAAGGAGAAAAAATAAAAATACCGTCTTTATTTGCCAAAAAGGGAGAAAATTATGAATTATTCTGGAATGAGTTTCCAAAAGTTGTGAGAGAAGAAATGGAAAAAAATCCAGATAATTTTGAAGATTTAAAATACAATTACAGAATTGGAAAATTTAATGATAAAATTGAAGAAGAATTGGTAAAATATTTTCTTTCTTTACAAAAATAA
- the tsaD gene encoding tRNA (adenosine(37)-N6)-threonylcarbamoyltransferase complex transferase subunit TsaD, translating to MKILAIESSCDETSVAVIEDGKKVLSNIISTQIDIHKEFGGVVPEIASRHHIENILPVFTQALKKADITLKDIDYIAVTNTPGLIGSLLVGLMFAKSVSFANNIPLIPINHINGHIFSSFIESDVKLPAISLVVSGGHTNLYYIYEKDEKIVTELLGETLDDAVGETYDKIARILGLPYPGGPQIDRLSVDGKDILKIKKPKVDGYNFSFSGVKTFITNYVNHERMKKNEISKEDISKSLQEAIVNILYDKVEKAVKEKNVKTLLVAGGVSANKGLRKKFENFSDIEVHFPKMEYCTDNAAMIGVAAYYELKNKKIDDKKNNYDVDAISTKEEK from the coding sequence ATGAAAATACTCGCAATCGAATCTTCCTGCGATGAAACTTCAGTCGCTGTAATTGAAGATGGAAAAAAAGTGTTGAGTAACATCATTTCAACACAAATTGACATTCATAAAGAATTTGGTGGAGTTGTGCCTGAAATCGCCTCTCGTCACCACATCGAAAATATTTTGCCAGTTTTTACACAAGCGTTAAAAAAAGCAGATATAACTCTTAAAGATATTGATTACATCGCTGTTACAAATACGCCAGGACTAATTGGATCACTTTTAGTCGGACTTATGTTTGCAAAATCCGTAAGTTTTGCCAACAATATTCCGCTTATTCCAATAAATCACATAAACGGACACATTTTTTCAAGTTTTATTGAAAGTGATGTAAAACTTCCAGCAATTTCACTTGTCGTCTCAGGTGGGCACACAAATTTGTATTATATTTACGAAAAAGATGAGAAAATTGTGACAGAGCTTTTGGGAGAAACTTTGGACGACGCAGTTGGAGAAACTTATGACAAAATTGCTAGAATTTTGGGACTTCCATATCCTGGTGGTCCGCAAATTGACAGACTTTCAGTTGATGGAAAAGATATTTTAAAAATCAAAAAACCTAAAGTTGACGGATATAATTTTAGTTTTAGCGGAGTTAAAACTTTTATTACAAATTATGTGAATCACGAAAGAATGAAAAAAAATGAGATTTCAAAAGAAGATATTTCAAAGTCGTTGCAAGAAGCTATTGTAAACATTTTGTATGACAAAGTGGAAAAAGCGGTAAAAGAAAAAAATGTAAAAACTTTGCTTGTAGCTGGAGGAGTTTCAGCGAACAAAGGTCTTCGGAAAAAGTTTGAAAATTTTTCAGATATTGAAGTTCATTTTCCCAAAATGGAATATTGTACGGATAATGCGGCAATGATTGGAGTTGCGGCTTATTACGAACTTAAAAATAAAAAAATTGATGACAAAAAAAATAATTACGATGTTGATGCGATTTCTACAAAAGAAGAAAAATAA
- the pth gene encoding aminoacyl-tRNA hydrolase yields MKLIVGLGNPGEQYKLTRHNIGFIFIDKYLKEKKITNFTEKYKSLFVNTNYNGDKVFYQKPLTFMNLSGEAVGEAVRFFKIDPKTELFVIYDDMDMQFGKLKIKQNGSAGGHNGIKSIISHVGNEFVRIKFGIGKPKTKEEILGYVLGKFTPEEKEVLRDSREKIFNLIDDIKDDMPTQKLMNKYNSKK; encoded by the coding sequence ATGAAATTAATCGTAGGATTAGGAAATCCAGGCGAACAATATAAACTAACTAGACATAACATAGGATTTATATTTATTGACAAATATTTAAAAGAAAAAAAAATTACAAATTTTACTGAAAAATATAAATCACTTTTTGTAAACACAAATTACAACGGCGACAAAGTTTTTTATCAAAAACCCTTGACTTTTATGAATTTAAGTGGAGAAGCGGTTGGAGAAGCGGTAAGATTTTTTAAGATTGATCCAAAAACTGAACTTTTTGTAATTTACGACGATATGGATATGCAGTTTGGAAAATTGAAAATTAAGCAAAATGGAAGTGCTGGAGGACATAATGGGATAAAATCCATTATTTCACATGTTGGAAATGAATTTGTGCGAATAAAATTTGGAATTGGAAAACCCAAGACGAAAGAAGAAATATTGGGATATGTGCTTGGAAAATTTACACCTGAAGAAAAGGAAGTTTTAAGAGATTCGAGAGAAAAGATTTTTAATTTAATTGATGATATAAAAGACGATATGCCAACTCAAAAATTAATGAATAAATATAATTCAAAAAAATAA